The sequence below is a genomic window from Dermacentor albipictus isolate Rhodes 1998 colony chromosome 2, USDA_Dalb.pri_finalv2, whole genome shotgun sequence.
CAGTGAAGAGTTAGTCGCAGAATTAAccgactttctcaacaaacactggaagctgagaccgtccccgaggagtggaagcatgcggaggtagtgatgattcctaaaccgggcatgaaactgcaaattgagaacctcagaccgatctcgctcacatcgtgcctgggaaaactgtacgaacgagtggtgacgctgagactacaatacatggaggacaacgaaCTGTATCCCCCAAAAATGTTTGGCTTCAGATCAAAATTATTGACCCAAGACGTACTGCTTCAAATGAAAGAAGAAGTACTCAGGAACGTCCCCAGGAGcggggagaatataataatggcattggatatcaaggggggcttttgacaatgtaagccatgaggctatcctcacgggcatgaacgacctgatctgcgggaggagagtctacagctacgtcaaagccttccttccAAACAGAACGGCAACGATTAGCCTCGCAGAGCtccgatcagagaagttccttactccaaacaaagggacgcctcaagggtcggtcatctcccccacgcttttcaacatagccatgattgacttggcaaaacagttaaaagaaattGACGGCATGCACCAtgccatgtatgccgacgacatcactatctgggttaaagggacactaaagggaaacaataaatcagtttagactaataaagcattgtttgagaaacctgcaggcagtcatttcaagaaaatagtttgaatattagatgacaaaatgaaggtccaagtatcagtatttgaatttcgcgccgaaatgccagcgccggtacgtcagcgtgacatcagggattccaaagtttgttttcgcatttgggccgcgttggctgaataaaggttcctgaaacttggcatgtttaatatttggttcctttagaacacaatgtagtcaatctgtaccgctatatataattagtaggccctagaagatgccatcaaaatccaagacgtcacagcccccaggtgcgggaactcaagtaggcgtcgccacccgcatttcgttcttgcgctttttctggcttatcaaacgtcttatcgttgtaagagtggtgtttttggtgttgtagaacggtgatttacttatgcagaagaaatcacttttcactttagtgtccctttaacacaggctcgctcagagagaaagaagagaagttacaagaggcagccacctgcgtagaggactacgtcaAAGCAAGAGGGCTAGCCGGCTCCACAGAGAAGTTcgagctcctgagagtttggagaggaaagcaaaaccgcacagtccccaccagcgactagttaaagctcaacgtctacctcgaggggaagccgataccggaaaagatGGTCATCAGAATTCTGTggatgtggatacagtcaaaccaatGCTGCAgccacaccctcgccctactcaaggcatccaccctgcaagtggcccgcatgatcacgcgcatctcacacagacgccacggcatgcgagaggaggacacactcaagctCGTCAGaagcctggtcgtcagccgagtggcatacagccttccgtactacaatcccatcaagagtgaggtacaacaggctgacgcgattctacgcaaagcctacaaagCCACACCCCACGTTCCCCATAACAGctcaaccgaaaagctcctagccttaggactacacaacacctTCGAGGAATTGAAAGAGGCGCATCTAGTCTCCCAACagcgcagactacagcagaccccatctggcagggagctcctgaagaaactaggctgcgtcgatcaacttcaagagatacagaggaccgaaacaattccggacgagtatcgcaactCACTAAAAGGagcacccataccccggaacatggatcccaacctacacaaagcaggcagagaagcgagggctgaataactacaaaagacactagcaccacaagaaacgacggtatatgtggacgcagccacatacgccagaccagcggggcagagcaacagcaacgcggtagcaactgtgattgattcgaacctacgcgagatcaccagcgcatcactacaaggctgtacggtagtcgaggctgaagaagcggccgttgCTCTAGTGGCAGCAGAGGGATATcggtctaaacggtctctaacaatccttacagactcacaaacggcgtgccgcaactacctacgcggcagaatagggtacggagcgctccgcatactccgctccggagaccacataacacgaCAACgaaaagaagaaccaattaggcataggatagtatggacgccgggacacacgagaggggcagggaaccaagaggcggacaggatagctcgagggtacacttattaccgagcatccaaaGTAGGCACCTCGAggggaccgaacctgtaccccaagattattcggcgatactaagttactacaagggctgcagaaagcggtatccaccaccgcacaactcccttagcagagaggactctgtagCGTGGAGGCATCTACAAACAGGCTCGTACCCGAACCtgaacgtactcagcaaaatttaccccacacaatacaatgacaaatgcccctggtgccacgaaacacccacgctgtatcacataacgtgggcatgccagaagatagacgtcgtacccgttataccaaacccgaatgcggagcaatgggaaggagtgctctccagcgatcgccaggtcgaccaacaAGCTTTGATTCgacgagcacaactggcagcagcatccagtggagccctggactaagggcaaccgaccattgtgctagaagatggatgaagccatctgaagaccgcagaagactaGCGAacctagagctgataaagtttttcactcactcacactcatcgcacagcggcacataccctgtcccgcatctacagtgagcCACGTCGGCaccaaagaggttcactgaagagcggcacatatgcaCACATTGCCACctactcagtgactcaagttagTCTGatagttggtttcgaaccctctTCCCGTAGCACAGCCGATCGATGCGCTACCCATCTGTTCGTTGACCACCCAGTGAGTGAGGTAGGCGGGAAGTGGTTAgagacatacatacatagacaGATAGGTAGTCAGAAACAGCAAAGTGCGTGATCGAAGTGTCTTATGAGTGCTAAAGGCTTGAAAACGTTATGTCACTGATCTGCACCAGCGAGTTCAGTTAAGCATCCCATTGCTGGCCCGGGCAAGTCACAAGATTTTCTTCGCATCTTGTCGCGCCACACGAGAATGAACAGCAGGGCCGCGATGCAAATATTCACTCCTCCCAGCATCCGGTAGAAGTTGTCGTACGAGCCGAGCGTGTCGCGGAAGAATCCTGCGTCAGAAAGAGAGAGgcaaaatatttatttaaatGATCACTCTAGGAGTACTTGCATAAGTTGGTAAACGGGATGGGAGCTAATTATGACTGACTATAGAAGCTTTACACGCGAATGCCCATAGCGATTTAAGGATCTCCTTGCCATTAACCCGTGACCTGACTGTCCTCAAACGATGTCAGCCCTTAGGCAGGCACACATCGCTTCACTTTCACCTTCTCTCACGAGTTGGTGGACATTTGGAGCCATATCCCTTGCGTATGCCTGACATTTCACTTGCGGAGGTGCCTAAGAAACACGTTGGTACACATCTTAGTAACTTAGTACACATCTTTAaaaaaacttgtttgttttcccCACCACCGACAATTTTTGAAAGGCTAGATAAAGCTTCGTTGTTCACAGGTCTTTGTTAAAAATATTCAACAGCAAGCTTATATTTAAACACGAATCCTACATGACGCAAGCTTTGTCAACCTGCTATCGTGGGATCCGATGTGGCTCAATTGCGAGTTTCAAAATTTCAGTTTGTGCCATAAACCGCGGGGGTCATTTAAAGTTCGCTTCATCAAAAGAAGCTCTCGGCGAAGCACCAAAAAAAGCTGCCGAGCCTTCTTGTTGGGCGTATCCTGCGGTTTACTGGCTTTCGATTTCTACGAAGAAGCGGGGTGATTGAACTTACGTTAAAGCTTTAGCCCGGGGCCAACTCCTATGCTGCCTAGCTATAGACATGTAAAACAAGGAAACCCTTTTATAAATCAACCCCTCAACAAATTTCAATAACATTCGTTGCATTCAAGCAGAAAGTTCAATTTGAGTCTGCTGTAGTAAGCGGCGTCTTTACATAGGTCCTGGGTTTTCGCGAAAATTTCCGAAAATGGTTAACTTTCAAGGaaaatagaagcgcgaagtttGAAAGTGTATAACTGTGCACCAAGAAAGCTGTCGCAGTTCTGTATACTGCAGCTGTTAAAACATCTAAAGCAtgcaaaattgatgtattacacATTGCTCTAAAATGCACCACTAAATTCTGAGGAGTACTCTTGAAAAATCTTTGCAAAGAATGTAACAGATCCATCTAAGTTATAACTTAGATACTAACTTTGTAACCTCTGAATATGTTATTAGGTGCTGTCTGCACTATAGGGATATATTTCTACATAACTGGGTTAGTGTTGTGAACTTCGTAGTATCGTTTTCTGAACTTTTGCGATCTGCCTAAATCCACTGCCTAAATAAAAAACCTGCTTCAaagagtcactagattttaactttttcttttagatTCAACAAGCTTCACGAAATTCGGTGCCATTGTTGCCTAGAAAAGCGATTTTTCTGTTACCCTGTATTTATATAGGCGGCCCAGAGCTAAAGCCTCCTCTTCAAAGTGGATTTGGGTCCGTGCATAGGATGCTCGCGGCGGGCACAAAGCGTGGGGCAACGTTGCGGTGCCTGCGCAAATCGCCATGCGGTTTCCGCCTGCACGGCTGCACTTATGCTTCATTGCAGCAGCGTTGATGTCTCCTTGTCTGTGCAGTTGTCTCTGCGGATGACGGTGACGAATATTTCTATTACAGCGGCAGTGCCATAGCGTTAGAAGTTTTCGGGAACAGACTGAAAGCACGCTGTCGAAATTCGGTAGCCGTGTAATATTATATTATGTAGATAGATATTATACACATCAAATAATATTCGTTTTAATGTCCCTTTGAGCCAGTGACGTAGTAAGGGTGTGGCACACCGGGAACGCctgccccgcccccccccctccaaaaaaaacaATTTCTGGCTACGACCCTGCTTTCAGCTATCATCTGGTAGTGAATCTGCTTTGGAATATGGTTAGGGTGGCCTTACTTACTCATATAGTCGCTATGTTTACTGCGACTTTGAAGCTGCGGGTTCCAATCATTCGGGTAAGGACAATCAAAAGCCCAGCAGCCTTTGCATTGTGCTCTGCTTCTCACCTATGATTGTAGGCGCACTAAACGACAGCGGCACCAGCGCTAGTCCGAGAATACCGAAGAACGTAGGCAGCCGCTCCACTCCACAGTAGTCGTTGACCAGGACGCTGCGGATGCATGTCACGAAACCCTGGCACACTCCCAGCACCACGTTTAGCACCACGAAGGCAGGCAAGGACTGCACCAACGGCATAAGCACCAACCAGGCGCCGGCTCCGACGAAGCACAAGACGGCCAGCGGGCACCGGCTATTTGCCACGTTGTCCGAGGCGAACGGCAAAATAGTCCTTCCGGCAAACTGGCCTACTGCATTGTACGTGAGCACCAGCTTTGCCTCCTCAAGCGGAGATCCCCTGTCCCGGCCATAGTCCACAATCGTGGTTGTGTGCATCGATATGGCACAATCGCAGAGGGCGTACACGACGAGCAGTACATAGAAGGCAAGCTGACGGAACAGAGCCAATTGTTCCAGGATGCCTTTAATTGAATCAGAGGGCACCGACTTCGAGAATGTAGTTGTCTGCGTTCCGTAAGAAACGCGCGTGTCGCCAGAATGACATTTTGATTCGCGCCGGCTGTTCACTTTCTGAGATTGGCTACTGCTGGCCGACATTCGCCGGCGGCTGGGTGTGGCGCACAGCTGGCATGATAATTGGTATGTCTCTGTTTCTTGCTTCGCGTCAATGCTATTTTTTTCGTCGCACCACGTCTCACTAAAAACTCCATGTCGTGTCTGAAAATTTAAGTTTACTTCATGCTTCGGCACAGCGCAAACTGACCGTGCGATCTTCAAATCATTCTGAGCTTCCCGAGCATCTTTGCTGTTTCTTGTGATAACATTTGTGGTTGCATCGTCTTTGACCGGTTGGTTGCGCCCAGTACCCCGCAAAAACCTCAGTATGACGGGACGTGGATAGCGGAGCAACATCTCCAGTGGCAGGGCATTCAGCGCGATTGCAGCACCGATAAGCAGACTTCCTCCCAAGCCGTAATTTGAGGCGGTGGCTGAAAAAACTAGGGGCCCAGATAGTCCCGATGCGGCCCACCCGATGTACTTGCAGGCCGTAGCTGTAGCTCTGTACTTTTCGAAGTACAACATTGTCATCACGGTGAAAGAAATGATCGATGCTCCACAGCCTGTGCCTGCAAAGAATATTCATTAGAGAATCAGAGAATATTCAAAGCTTATGCATTGTTAGCATGATTGACTTCATTGAAAATAGTTAGGAATGGCGACGTATCCAAACCACATTTTTAATCAATTTTCTGACACGATAGCAACTGTCTTTTCGGAAGACTCTCCTCCAGGCTTGTCGTAGTAATGATGAAGTTATGTACTTGCCGTCGTTGGCAGTCATAAACAATAGATTTATTAACGGATGCTTGCGACAGTCGAATACTTAAACATTGCCAAAAATTGTTTTTTGCTGCATACGATGGTTAGTATAGTACTAAAAAGTCACAAAAACACAGTTTGTCAATGACTTTAGCAGTTATTCGTTGTTGTGATATCATGTTCGATTGCTGTGCAATAGCTGTACTCTCGCTAATTAACGCATGCCTTGGTGGTTTAGAAACTACCCATGATCTCTCGCCTTAACTATACATTATGTTTCTAGGCCTCGTGTTGAATTTCTCCTCAAGCAAGGTTTGCTTGGTATTTGAAGCGAGAAGCAATATGATAATTTTACTGTTCCGTTCTGTCACCCGAA
It includes:
- the LOC135900974 gene encoding monocarboxylate transporter 5-like, which gives rise to MTPVSGRSEGPVATACPPQDSCWSIPTVAMCASFLLCMTQTSTGYLYVLFMEKFRVNREVASWPESIMMLTQNLGGFVVTVLYSRLPIFYVTLLSASLCSAGLVGAAFAPDMKWMSVMLGGIYGTGCGASIISFTVMTMLYFEKYRATATACKYIGWAASGLSGPLVFSATASNYGLGGSLLIGAAIALNALPLEMLLRYPRPVILRFLRGTGRNQPVKDDATTNVITRNSKDAREAQNDLKIARSVCAVPKHEVNLNFQTRHGVFSETWCDEKNSIDAKQETETYQLSCQLCATPSRRRMSASSSQSQKVNSRRESKCHSGDTRVSYGTQTTTFSKSVPSDSIKGILEQLALFRQLAFYVLLVVYALCDCAISMHTTTIVDYGRDRGSPLEEAKLVLTYNAVGQFAGRTILPFASDNVANSRCPLAVLCFVGAGAWLVLMPLVQSLPAFVVLNVVLGVCQGFVTCIRSVLVNDYCGVERLPTFFGILGLALVPLSFSAPTIIGFFRDTLGSYDNFYRMLGGVNICIAALLFILVWRDKMRRKSCDLPGPAMGCLTELAGADQ